DNA sequence from the Malus domestica chromosome 06, GDT2T_hap1 genome:
GCCAGCGGGAACCCAATATCGTGGGCGGGGATTTGGCACCAGCCCAGCTGAGCGCGGCCCATTATGAGCCTCTTGGTGAAGAGCTGGAGATGTATGCAAGAATACCTGTTGTTGAAGAAAGTTGTATCAATAGGGACATGAAATTTGTCACCCCATGTAGGGTTGACGCCTCCTTGATCATCCACCCTTGTTTTGTACGCGTGGAAGGTGTGATCACCGTTGGTTTTGGGTGTGCATGGAGGAGCAATAGTGCGTGGGAGAGTGGTGAGGGTGATGAAGGGTCTGATTTTGGAGAAGAGAAAGGGCGATGTGGTTTTGAGGCCTTGGGCTGATAGCACAGCGATCTCCATCTTCATCAGTGGCTGGT
Encoded proteins:
- the LOC139196842 gene encoding BON1-associated protein 2-like; the encoded protein is MLQQYNHQPLMKMEIAVLSAQGLKTTSPFLFSKIRPFITLTTLPRTIAPPCTPKTNGDHTFHAYKTRVDDQGGVNPTWGDKFHVPIDTTFFNNRYSCIHLQLFTKRLIMGRAQLGWCQIPAHDIGFPLAGSARFLSYRLRARDGSRTNGIVNLSVKLENLRPVTDHRPLNSTTAPAFDMCGTVIGTPVTTLLPPVGECSVSCQGRRGQMGFGCKEADDWDHV